One Varibaculum prostatecancerukia genomic window, GGGGTATAAAACGGTGTCATACCAACCACCCGAAGTGGGTTGGGTAGATGCCGCAAGCATCTGCGCACTTAGCAACATGGATTTGCTCCTTTACTGTTTTACCGGGCTCGGGAGGGCTGCATTATCTATCTTCGCCCAATGTTCTTGGAGTTCGCTTAAAGTCATCTGGTGATAGGGCGCGCTTTTCCACTGTCCCTTTTGTGGAGGGTAATCCACTCCTCCATCTGAAAGCGGATTACAGCGCAGAATCCGCCAACCGGCGAGCAGCCCGCCTTTAAGGGCGCCGTGTATCTGCAGCGCGGAGAGCGCATAGCTACTGCAGCTGGGATAATACTTAC contains:
- the yidD gene encoding membrane protein insertion efficiency factor YidD, which codes for MRGKIAKRALISLVGFYQRRISPLFPPRCKYYPSCSSYALSALQIHGALKGGLLAGWRILRCNPLSDGGVDYPPQKGQWKSAPYHQMTLSELQEHWAKIDNAALPSPVKQ